One Paenisporosarcina sp. FSL H8-0542 genomic region harbors:
- a CDS encoding metalloregulator ArsR/SmtB family transcription factor, with amino-acid sequence MTKLVKTSPKDICETTCFDTDVIKRVKPRIEEINNVELIFKALSDATRLKITYALTIEKELCVCDVANIIGTSTATASHHLRYLRDMGLAKYRKEGKLVFYSVVDNHVLQLVRIALDHSKEGWNK; translated from the coding sequence ATGACTAAATTAGTGAAAACAAGTCCAAAAGATATATGTGAAACGACTTGTTTTGATACAGACGTAATAAAGCGAGTTAAACCTAGAATTGAAGAAATCAACAATGTCGAGTTAATATTTAAAGCACTTTCTGATGCAACAAGATTAAAAATCACGTATGCATTGACTATTGAAAAAGAACTGTGTGTTTGCGACGTGGCAAATATTATTGGAACTTCGACAGCTACTGCCTCTCATCATTTACGCTATTTACGTGATATGGGATTAGCTAAATATCGAAAAGAAGGAAAACTCGTTTTTTATTCAGTTGTCGACAATCACGTCCTACAGTTGGTTCGTATTGCACTTGATCATTCGAAAGAAGGTTGGAACAAATGA